One window of the Pyrinomonadaceae bacterium genome contains the following:
- a CDS encoding tetratricopeptide repeat protein translates to MFSPTNWIHACSFRIVRLSMGGALFLMGFVSVCAQSGGGTETVGTNGRHTIQGRIYYPSGRSADSRPRVRLENMNAGDLTILADTKGEFSFGGLSPGNYTVIVEGNNEFETYRESVYIDSEARTRRMVMPTVPRVYTVTIHLQPKSLNATRRAGVLDASMAVVPSQAKALYERALEAVRKGDSQRAIDLLTTAVGQHPHFPQALNELGVQYLRVGKPDRAVEALRMAVALTPNNFTPLLNYGIALLNKQDFQEAVTQLRAALRQKESSPTAHMYLGIALVNMHSYEEAEKEMLRAIAVGGQNLGLVHYYLGGIYWRKQDYKRAADALEKYLQIEPKAPDAARVAATIRELRSKPGRAAG, encoded by the coding sequence ATGTTTTCGCCAACGAACTGGATTCACGCATGCAGTTTTCGCATCGTGCGCCTTAGCATGGGCGGCGCGTTGTTTTTGATGGGCTTCGTGTCTGTCTGCGCCCAGAGCGGCGGAGGCACCGAAACAGTCGGCACGAACGGCCGTCATACCATTCAGGGACGAATCTATTATCCGTCGGGACGCTCGGCAGATTCCCGCCCGAGGGTTCGGCTTGAAAACATGAATGCCGGCGACCTGACCATTCTCGCCGATACCAAGGGCGAGTTTTCCTTTGGCGGACTTTCGCCCGGTAACTATACCGTCATCGTTGAGGGCAACAACGAATTCGAGACTTACCGCGAGAGTGTCTACATCGACAGCGAAGCGCGCACCCGCCGCATGGTTATGCCGACGGTGCCGCGCGTCTACACCGTTACGATCCATCTGCAACCAAAGTCTCTAAATGCCACGCGCAGGGCGGGCGTCCTCGATGCGAGCATGGCGGTGGTGCCTTCTCAGGCGAAGGCACTTTACGAGCGCGCGCTGGAGGCGGTCCGAAAAGGCGACAGTCAACGCGCGATCGACCTGCTGACTACGGCAGTCGGCCAGCATCCACACTTCCCGCAGGCGCTGAATGAATTGGGCGTCCAGTACTTGAGAGTGGGCAAGCCGGACCGCGCCGTGGAAGCACTGCGGATGGCGGTGGCCCTGACTCCCAACAACTTCACGCCGCTGCTGAACTACGGCATTGCGCTGCTCAACAAACAGGATTTTCAGGAAGCCGTGACGCAGTTGCGCGCGGCGCTGCGTCAGAAGGAATCGTCGCCCACGGCCCACATGTATCTGGGAATCGCATTGGTTAATATGCACAGCTATGAGGAGGCCGAAAAAGAAATGCTGCGTGCCATTGCGGTAGGCGGGCAAAATCTTGGGCTCGTGCATTACTATCTGGGCGGGATTTACTGGCGAAAGCAGGATTACAAACGCGCGGCGGACGCGCTGGAAAAGTATTTGCAAATTGAACCGAAGGCGCCGGATGCTGCCCGCGTGGCGGCCACTATCCGCGAACTGCGCAGCAAGCCCGGGCGGGCCGCGGGTTGA
- a CDS encoding energy transducer TonB has translation MRSKRINSPTWKHLAVATFLACSICPAINAQVNARPIEIAVIGFGDSQTARKVTEQISESFRANQFRIIDSDRARAAAIGVGYQGSLNLTLEDARNLASAIGCDYFITGDAQTLRRSPSTSPVYFESYASLFLVSARTGKLVFWERQEFRRPIANEAERTLLNALSAATTLGRYQSTIHRIAEEERNFRATAFDRSAPVIDLMPDAETPNGVRAPRPFRRPKPPYPDAAAHDRVEATVDVLVDIDAHGKVGQIEIARWAGYGLDESVINTVKQLDFFPAMRDGVAIPMRVLLRYNFRKPPLQ, from the coding sequence ATGCGAAGCAAAAGAATTAATAGTCCCACCTGGAAACATCTCGCCGTCGCTACGTTTCTCGCCTGCTCGATCTGTCCGGCCATCAACGCGCAAGTCAACGCGCGCCCGATCGAGATCGCCGTTATTGGTTTCGGCGACAGTCAAACGGCGAGAAAAGTAACCGAGCAGATCAGTGAATCATTCCGCGCAAACCAATTTCGGATCATCGACAGTGATCGGGCGAGAGCCGCGGCGATCGGTGTCGGCTACCAGGGCTCTTTGAACCTGACTCTTGAAGATGCGCGCAACCTGGCCTCGGCCATTGGTTGCGACTACTTCATCACCGGCGACGCGCAAACTCTGCGGCGATCGCCTTCGACTTCTCCTGTCTACTTTGAGTCGTACGCTTCGCTGTTTTTGGTCAGCGCACGCACCGGCAAACTGGTCTTCTGGGAACGCCAGGAATTTCGCCGGCCCATTGCAAATGAAGCCGAGCGGACACTGCTGAACGCGCTATCTGCGGCTACTACGCTGGGGCGATATCAGAGCACAATTCACCGAATTGCTGAGGAAGAACGCAATTTCCGCGCGACAGCCTTCGACCGGAGCGCTCCCGTTATCGACTTGATGCCGGATGCTGAAACCCCCAATGGCGTCCGCGCGCCGCGTCCATTTCGCCGGCCCAAACCTCCCTATCCCGACGCGGCCGCACACGATCGGGTCGAAGCTACGGTCGATGTGCTTGTGGACATCGACGCCCACGGCAAGGTGGGCCAGATCGAGATCGCGCGTTGGGCAGGTTATGGATTGGACGAGTCGGTAATCAACACGGTCAAGCAGTTAGATTTTTTTCCGGCGATGCGTGACGGTGTCGCGATTCCAATGCGCGTGCTGTTGCGTTACAACTTCCGCAAGCCACCTCTGCAATAA
- a CDS encoding HD domain-containing protein: MSQRIYRDPVHNIIPLRADTLEGHLMIRLIDAPEFQRLRRIKQLGLGLYTYQGAEHSRFTHSLGALHLMTRILDRLGESYPIAAEDRLAVRAAALLHDVGHAPFSHAMEKTLGIHHEDLTIAAITSEETVVNQTLSSHSAELPQRVASVVRGDFKPAALAQLVSSQLDVDRMDYLLRDSLMTGAKYGLYDLEWIINALQIDGPGDRVYVAARGVYAVEEYLQARYYMFRQVYFHRTLRSAEAVLRSALRRALELVADGAPVWCAPEASFAKVLQRQPLTIGEYLQIDDSDVIFHLKQWQREADPVLSDLSRRFVERKLFKAIDLDMPEDERSGFIEAARDVVVRAGFAADYYFIEDRATDVPYYGYYTGEGAEERARIYVEDGYAHPKIREISEISEAVRGLRRGYELHRVCFPSEVKDEVYRLYHGTAAIDAKQKN, translated from the coding sequence TTGTCCCAGAGAATCTATCGCGATCCGGTTCACAACATCATACCTCTGCGTGCCGACACGTTAGAGGGTCATCTGATGATCCGTTTGATCGACGCGCCTGAGTTTCAAAGGCTGCGCCGCATCAAGCAACTGGGTCTCGGACTGTACACGTACCAGGGGGCCGAACACTCGCGGTTCACTCACAGCCTTGGAGCGCTGCACTTGATGACGCGGATTCTCGATCGCCTGGGCGAGAGTTATCCGATCGCGGCAGAGGATCGACTCGCGGTGCGCGCCGCCGCTCTGCTTCATGATGTCGGGCACGCGCCCTTCTCGCACGCGATGGAAAAGACGTTGGGCATCCATCATGAGGATCTGACGATCGCGGCGATCACTTCGGAAGAAACAGTAGTCAATCAGACTTTGAGTTCCCATTCAGCGGAACTGCCGCAACGCGTCGCTTCGGTCGTGAGGGGAGACTTCAAGCCGGCTGCTTTAGCGCAACTTGTCTCGTCGCAGCTGGACGTCGATCGGATGGACTATCTGTTGCGCGATTCGCTGATGACCGGGGCCAAGTACGGTCTCTACGATCTTGAATGGATTATCAATGCGCTGCAGATCGATGGGCCAGGTGATCGTGTCTACGTTGCCGCGCGCGGTGTTTACGCAGTCGAGGAATATTTGCAGGCGCGCTATTACATGTTTCGCCAGGTGTACTTTCATCGCACACTGCGTTCCGCGGAAGCCGTGTTGAGATCCGCGCTGCGCCGGGCCCTGGAACTTGTCGCCGATGGCGCACCCGTCTGGTGCGCACCCGAAGCCTCCTTTGCGAAAGTACTTCAACGCCAGCCTCTGACGATCGGTGAATACCTGCAAATTGATGACTCAGACGTCATCTTTCATCTCAAGCAATGGCAACGCGAAGCTGATCCCGTGCTCAGCGACCTAAGCCGCAGATTTGTCGAACGGAAGCTTTTCAAAGCGATCGATCTCGACATGCCTGAAGATGAACGCTCGGGTTTCATCGAAGCGGCGCGCGACGTGGTGGTGCGCGCAGGGTTCGCCGCGGATTACTACTTCATCGAAGACCGTGCGACTGACGTGCCTTACTACGGCTACTACACGGGCGAAGGCGCTGAAGAGCGCGCGCGGATTTACGTTGAAGATGGTTACGCTCATCCCAAGATTCGCGAGATCAGCGAAATCAGCGAGGCAGTGCGCGGACTTCGCCGCGGGTACGAACTGCATCGCGTCTGTTTCCCCTCGGAAGTAAAAGACGAAGTTTACCGGCTGTATCACGGAACGGCAGCGATCGATGCGAAGCAAAAGAATTAA
- a CDS encoding TonB-dependent receptor, with product MRKVLMFVFAMCLSLFAVGAMAQTQTTGSIEGTVTDPQGNAVPGVTVNVTSPNLINAQSAVSDDNGSFRVLNLPPGKYEVKVDANAAGKGFAEFSKGDVEVNLGRTATADVQLQLAGVSGTVTVTDTSGAAVDTSNNTTGTNVSSDQFSNFPTQRTVQSLYTIAPSVSRSGLRDASGRDRDPSVAGSSGPENNYILDGVTTTDPAFGGSGANLPFEFVQEVEIKTGAYGAEYGHSTGGIFNVITKSGGNRFTGDAFAYFTTKGLVRETANFPFTGAAPNGFSEIDAGFDIGGPIIKDKLWFFGAFNPQQRKNFFLGQTLFVEDSNKITTPFYSGKLTWAINQSNVFTFSTFADHTKAEGFVFGLSGFGANPQSFRGTVETGGSNYAFRLNSNITPTWIGEFSFGLHLQRANTLPEFDETATTDRFSVLRNGAVLPVTETTVVTAGGLRQAYVEGSGGTVQRNFVRTGFGTGGLESQQDRNRWEAAARFTNIYGRHTIKYGFEYTRNQYGIHTNQTGADRLFTGANAAGIPALPYRVENRFAICARTSTTTITCPSQSRVDNFNQIIAAGQGPAGVTSAVLGAVSATPVNPVLLLDVVRARSFGLNTLGEKIKTDTQGFYIQDDFKISPNVQFNFGLRWDMQQAYSIGDADYIKLNNFKDTLQPRVGLIWDFTGKGKGKLFINYARFVESPIPLDINVRASGGDIQSDYNLNASRLNAPAGSTVLAFLGNLGNHPTPADFDLKPQSVHEVAGGIEFEVARDFAIGARGIYRAQGSVIEDGSFDDGTNYFIFNPGESLTDRLAVDLGFGSFGRARRYYRALEFSANKRFSNNYQFIASYTYSSLIGNYEGLFRNDNGQADPNITSLFDLVSLLNGLYGRLPNDRPHQFKLDGSWRAPFKTMFSASFRAQSGIPFNALVPHPLYGDNEGFCIPGLSCVPRGTAIVPDNSALPAGNAGKDSAIGSNRTPFTTNLDIGVYHPIQFGENRQLRLQLDWFNVFNTQKAIRLDETFLINSGAPGIAPVPNPFFGTGTIFQFPSNLRLGVKFSF from the coding sequence ATGAGAAAAGTTTTAATGTTCGTTTTTGCGATGTGCCTGTCGCTGTTTGCAGTCGGCGCCATGGCACAGACACAAACGACAGGTTCGATCGAAGGCACCGTCACCGACCCTCAGGGTAATGCAGTGCCGGGCGTTACGGTGAACGTGACGAGCCCGAACCTGATCAACGCGCAGTCGGCCGTGTCAGATGACAACGGCAGCTTTCGCGTTCTCAACCTGCCGCCTGGAAAATACGAGGTGAAGGTTGACGCAAACGCTGCGGGCAAAGGCTTCGCGGAATTTAGTAAGGGCGACGTGGAGGTCAACCTCGGCAGGACTGCCACGGCTGACGTTCAACTCCAGCTCGCCGGCGTGAGCGGTACGGTTACCGTAACCGACACATCGGGCGCGGCGGTCGATACCTCCAACAATACTACCGGCACAAACGTTTCGAGCGATCAGTTCTCGAACTTCCCGACTCAACGCACCGTCCAGTCGCTTTACACGATTGCACCGAGCGTTTCACGTTCGGGTCTTCGTGACGCCTCGGGACGTGACCGTGATCCTTCGGTTGCCGGTTCCTCCGGCCCTGAGAACAACTACATTCTCGACGGCGTGACGACCACCGACCCCGCGTTCGGCGGATCGGGCGCGAACCTTCCCTTCGAGTTCGTGCAGGAAGTCGAAATCAAGACCGGTGCCTACGGCGCTGAGTATGGACACTCTACCGGCGGTATCTTTAACGTCATCACCAAGAGTGGTGGCAACCGATTCACCGGCGACGCGTTCGCTTATTTCACGACCAAAGGTCTGGTGCGCGAAACTGCGAACTTCCCGTTCACCGGCGCGGCGCCGAACGGGTTCTCCGAAATTGACGCCGGCTTTGACATCGGCGGCCCGATTATCAAAGACAAGCTGTGGTTCTTCGGAGCGTTCAACCCGCAACAGCGCAAGAACTTTTTCCTGGGCCAAACGTTGTTCGTCGAAGACAGCAACAAGATCACTACGCCGTTCTATTCCGGCAAGCTGACCTGGGCCATCAATCAGTCGAACGTGTTCACTTTTTCGACGTTTGCTGACCACACAAAGGCCGAGGGCTTCGTGTTCGGTTTGAGCGGTTTTGGTGCTAACCCACAAAGTTTCCGCGGCACCGTTGAAACCGGTGGCTCGAACTACGCATTCCGCCTGAACTCAAACATCACGCCGACGTGGATTGGCGAGTTCTCGTTTGGACTGCACCTCCAGCGCGCCAACACGCTGCCGGAGTTCGACGAAACGGCGACCACTGACCGTTTTTCAGTTTTGCGCAATGGAGCAGTGTTGCCGGTAACGGAAACGACTGTGGTGACGGCGGGCGGCCTGCGCCAGGCATATGTCGAAGGAAGCGGTGGTACGGTCCAGCGCAACTTCGTTCGTACTGGCTTCGGTACCGGCGGTCTCGAGTCTCAGCAGGATCGCAACCGTTGGGAAGCGGCAGCGAGATTCACGAACATCTATGGACGCCATACGATCAAGTACGGATTTGAATACACCCGTAACCAATATGGCATTCACACGAACCAGACCGGAGCAGACCGGCTCTTCACCGGTGCGAACGCGGCGGGCATTCCTGCCCTTCCGTACCGCGTTGAGAACCGCTTCGCGATTTGCGCCCGCACCTCGACAACGACAATTACCTGTCCGAGTCAGTCGCGCGTGGACAACTTCAACCAGATCATTGCAGCCGGTCAGGGACCTGCTGGTGTGACTTCCGCCGTGCTTGGCGCGGTGTCGGCCACTCCGGTGAATCCCGTTCTGTTGCTCGATGTGGTGCGCGCCCGCAGCTTTGGTCTCAACACCCTGGGCGAGAAAATCAAGACCGATACTCAGGGCTTCTACATTCAGGATGACTTCAAGATCAGCCCGAATGTGCAGTTCAACTTTGGTCTGCGTTGGGACATGCAGCAAGCCTATTCAATTGGCGATGCTGACTACATCAAGCTGAACAACTTCAAGGACACCCTGCAGCCACGTGTGGGTCTGATCTGGGATTTCACTGGCAAGGGCAAAGGCAAGCTGTTCATCAACTACGCTCGCTTCGTTGAGTCACCGATTCCGCTCGATATCAATGTGCGTGCGTCAGGTGGCGACATTCAGAGTGACTATAACCTGAACGCCAGTCGTCTTAACGCCCCGGCCGGTTCAACCGTGCTGGCGTTTCTCGGCAACCTCGGCAACCACCCGACACCGGCAGATTTCGACCTGAAGCCGCAGTCGGTTCATGAAGTGGCCGGCGGTATCGAGTTCGAAGTTGCTCGTGACTTCGCGATCGGCGCCCGTGGTATTTACCGCGCGCAGGGATCGGTCATCGAGGACGGCTCATTTGACGATGGTACGAACTACTTCATCTTCAACCCCGGCGAAAGCCTGACCGACCGCCTGGCCGTTGATCTTGGCTTCGGCTCGTTCGGCCGCGCCCGCCGGTACTATCGCGCACTCGAGTTCAGTGCTAACAAGCGTTTCTCGAACAATTATCAGTTCATCGCTTCTTACACCTACTCGAGCCTGATCGGTAACTACGAAGGTCTGTTCCGTAACGACAACGGCCAGGCTGACCCGAACATCACTTCGTTGTTCGACCTGGTCAGCTTGCTGAATGGTCTGTACGGACGTCTTCCGAATGACCGGCCGCACCAGTTCAAACTGGATGGCAGCTGGCGCGCGCCTTTCAAGACGATGTTTAGTGCATCGTTCCGTGCGCAGTCGGGTATTCCGTTCAACGCGTTGGTTCCGCACCCGCTCTATGGCGACAACGAAGGCTTCTGCATTCCGGGCCTCTCGTGCGTGCCGCGCGGTACGGCCATCGTTCCGGACAACTCAGCGCTGCCAGCCGGCAATGCGGGCAAAGACAGCGCAATCGGCTCGAACCGCACGCCGTTTACGACCAACCTGGATATCGGCGTCTATCACCCGATTCAGTTCGGCGAAAATCGCCAGTTGCGCTTGCAGCTTGATTGGTTCAACGTCTTCAATACTCAAAAGGCTATCCGCCTGGACGAGACGTTCCTGATCAACAGTGGCGCTCCGGGCATCGCGCCGGTTCCGAATCCGTTCTTTGGTACGGGCACGATCTTCCAGTTCCCGTCGAACTTGCGTCTCGGCGTTAAGTTCAGTTTCTAA